Proteins from a single region of Flavobacterium sp. K5-23:
- a CDS encoding IS630 family transposase, with the protein MGDFDSVNLYFQDESRFGLFTRNGKSVTAISVKPICAFQQVFKSTWLSGAFSPITGDHFQLILPHCNADNFQVFLDNFSKENPKELKIMVLDNGRFHKAKKLIIPENIVLVFLPPYSPELNPAEKMWAKYKREFSNKFYNSLEDVEDFITNVVKATSKKEVMSICGYSYVFLDKIWAI; encoded by the coding sequence GTGGGTGATTTTGACTCTGTAAACTTGTATTTTCAAGATGAATCGCGTTTTGGTTTGTTCACTCGAAACGGAAAATCAGTTACTGCTATTAGTGTTAAGCCGATTTGTGCTTTCCAACAAGTTTTTAAATCAACTTGGCTTTCTGGAGCTTTTTCGCCCATAACTGGAGACCATTTTCAATTAATACTCCCACATTGCAACGCTGATAATTTTCAAGTTTTTTTAGATAATTTCTCAAAGGAAAATCCGAAAGAACTCAAAATAATGGTGCTGGATAATGGAAGGTTTCATAAGGCAAAAAAATTAATCATTCCTGAAAATATTGTTTTGGTTTTTCTACCACCATATAGTCCAGAACTTAATCCCGCTGAAAAAATGTGGGCAAAATACAAACGAGAATTTTCTAATAAATTTTATAATTCATTGGAAGATGTAGAAGATTTCATTACTAATGTCGTAAAAGCTACAAGCAAAAAAGAGGTAATGAGTATCTGTGGATATAGCTATGTATTTTTAGATAAAATTTGGGCCATATAA
- a CDS encoding DDE-type integrase/transposase/recombinase has translation MYYALRPNFIGRDRFIDTFMDLGFRIKRHKNYRRTTFSVKVYFPNLIKSMSVYAPSTIWQSDITYIYVGERFYYAVFIIDVYTKKIVGHQLSNHMRATANTKHMYYMAQILSKNT, from the coding sequence ATGTATTATGCTTTGCGTCCTAATTTCATAGGAAGAGATAGATTTATCGATACGTTTATGGATTTAGGGTTCAGGATAAAAAGGCATAAAAATTACAGGAGAACAACGTTTTCTGTGAAAGTTTATTTTCCGAATCTAATAAAGTCAATGTCTGTATATGCTCCGTCGACGATTTGGCAATCGGATATAACTTATATTTATGTTGGAGAAAGATTTTATTACGCAGTGTTTATAATAGATGTTTATACAAAGAAAATCGTTGGACATCAACTATCTAATCATATGAGAGCTACTGCTAATACCAAACACATGTATTATATGGCCCAAATTTTATCTAAAAATACATAG